A region of the Methanomassiliicoccales archaeon genome:
GCCGTCGTAGGCCGTGCAGCCGTACTCGAGGGTGAACCCAAGGATTTCCTCCTCCAGTCCAGAGATATCTTTTTCCCGAAGATCCAGGCCTTCCAAAGCCTTCAGGATTTCTTTGGCTTCCGCTAGTGGGAGGGTTTTCCCTTTGAGGCCGCGGACAGCCCGGGAGAGAGCGTTGAGGACCTCGTAGCGGGTGAGGGTGGGGACGATGAGCTCGATGGCGCCTTTGGCTACAGGCAAAGTTCACAGTAACAGAGCTCCCAACTCCACGGGAGGGCCTCCAAGCACTAATGGACAAAGTGCAGACGTCGGGCCTGTACCAAAGTATAACAAACAGCCTTTTTTCTAATGTGCAAGAGGCTCTGGAAGAGCCGAATTCTCGTGATATTCAAGATGCGCTAAGTGCATTGCAGGCGTTCATCAATGAGGTGCGAGCACAGAGCAGGAAGAAGATCCCCGTTGGGCAAGCCAATAGCTTTATCTCTGATGCCCAGGAGATCATCCAGATCCTAAAGGCTGGGCATTAAGGCGAGCTTATCCAAGGGACCGGCGGCCACCTTAGCCGCCTTTTCTTTGTCTGTAAAAGACTTACTCAACTGCAATTCATCGGTAGAAGGACGTCAAGGCACCAATGAAGGAAAGAGTGCATTTGCCATGTCCGACGGGGTTGGGGGAACGAGAGTAGGCCGTCTGGATACCCTTAAATCTTCTGCGCTCCTGGGCTTTGCGTAAATACATGTGGGAACAGGAGAGATGGGGATTTTTAGCACGGGGACCGCAAGGGGGTCGCAATCTTTTTGTCCCCGCGTGCGTTTTACTCCCGGCGTCCCGTTTAACCCCGGGTGGGTTCAGGGTGGACTTAGCGGAATGACTTCAAATCTTTCCTGTTTTTCTCGTCCGAACCGATAGATATGGAAGTGGGCATCGAAGGTGAAGGCCTTCTTGATGCCCAGGCGTTCCATCACCGCGAAATTGACAGCATCCACCAAAGAGAAGTCTTGGTCCCCGTACTCTGCAACGATTTTCCGGGCGTTTTCCAGGTCTTTTCTCTCCGCCATCACGAGCTCCACCGCCCCGGAAAGGAGGAAATCCCAGAACTTCAGGGCTGCATTCCGGCCAAGGTGATGAGAGATAAGGAACCAACACTCAAGGAGAACATAATCCGTAGTGATAAGCTCCTCTTTCCCGATGAGCTCTTCGTAGACCTTACGGGCCGCGGAGTGGTGCCGATCGGTTGCATCGGCCAAAGCATAAAAGGCTGAAGTATCAACGAAGGTTTTCATCGGAAAGCACTTGGGCTAAGTAGTCATCGTGTTTCTCAGAGACGTCGGTTTTCCCGCTTTGGCCAAGGCCTACGATGGCTAGAAAGTCCTTGGGGGAGGCCTCTTTGCGCAGGTAATCCTTGGCCATGCGCCGGATAAGCTCGGCCAGGGAAATACCTTCTTCCTTAGCCCGCTCCTTCAAGCGCCGGTGGACCTCAGGATCGAGGTAGACCTGCGTTCTCTTTTTAGACATAACTTAATGTTAACATCATAATGGCGATGTTGCAAGGTCTGGTCAACTCGATTGAACCTCGTTGGCGGGAAGGGCGAAGAAGTAGCGGGTTTTACCGCGGGTATCCACGCCTAAAAGGGGATCAGGCAAAAGGACGACGGGGTAAGTCTCAGTAGCCTCGCCCAAGGCGAGACAAGCGTACTTGGGCAAAGCCTGAACTAACGCAAGAAGCGAGCTTTCCTCGATCATCCCGGACTTCGCCACCCACTTGATGTCCTCCTCGAGCGGCAACCGGAACACGAACAAGTTATCCGCCGCCCGTAAAACCCCTTCCGGAAGGGCTGTGGGTGTATTCGTAATAAAGAAACTCGTGATCCCGGTGTGCCTTGCCCTCGTCACGAGGGCATCGATCCCCTGCGGGGTCACATAGAGGTGCGCTTCCTCGAAAAACACGAACGGGACTTTTTCTTCCTCCTCTACGAGCGCAAAGAGGAACCGCAAAAGCGCCTGGGCAAACCCCATCCTCGCCGGTGTAGAAAGCCCGGAAAGATCGAACGCTACCGCCCCTCCCTCCCGGATTTCCTTCCAGACCCCCGTAAACGACGAGGCCTCGAGGGGACTCCTCGCCACCATCCCCGTGAGTTTTAAAGCTTCTAGCCGTGAGCGAAGGGTTCGGTTCACCGCATCCGCGGCATACCCGCTTTGGGTGGGATAAAACTCCCCTTCTTCCGCCATCGAGATGAGTTCATCGATCCCGATAAATTCTTTCTTCTCCTGAAAAAGCTTCGAAAGCCTCGTCTCAAAATAAAGGAGGGAAGTTGCGGGTGTCCCGAAGGCCTCAAGCATCACGGACAGGGCTTCAACCCCGATCTCCCGAACCCCAAGTTTGAAATTTCTTCCCACCGAATACGTTCGAACTTCTGGAAGCCCACCGTACTCCCGGTTCACATCCAAAACGAGGCACGGAGCTCCCGCCCGGATAAGCCCAAGGAGAATGACTTTCGCTAAATGTGACTTCCCCGAACCCTTGGCGCCCACGATCACGTTCACCTTCTCTAGCGCCCTTCCGCCCGGGGAGAATTCTTCTCCTTCCAACGTCCGGCCAAGGAAAATCTTTGGGCCCGGGGTTTCGGGAATAGGAGGGCTAGTCGGGAAAATCTCCGCATCCCAGCCGGGGAGGATTCCGTCCCAGGGGCCGCGGACCTTGGCCCGGGCGACCCATCCTCTTTCTTCAGCTTTGGCCCACACCACTTGGAGGAGGAGTTTCCGAGGGCCTTCCCGTAGAAGAAGGGCTTCGCCGAGCCTTGGGGGTCTAGGGAAGGAGACCAAGGCCTCGTCGCCCTGGAAGGAGAGGAGGGTAAGGCCCTGATTTAAAGGCTTTCTTTTGGCCGGGAGGTCAGGGGGCCTAGGTTCACCTCGTCCCCCCTCCTCGAACAGGGAAATAAGGGCTTTTTCCTCGGCCCTCACGGCTCACCCTCTCCCGCCTTCCCTCTCTTCCGGGTGATCTCCAACGACAGAACCACCTGGGTTGAAGAAAGCCGTAAAAGCCGGAATTTCCCCCGTTCCCCGCCTTCCAAACCCAGAGCCAGAGCGAGGTCTTTGGGGATGGTTACCCGGAACCGGCCGTCCTTTCCCCGCACCACCGCCACCTCTCCGCCCCGGAGCTTCATGAGTCCTCCATAGGTACTCTTAATGGTACCATAAAAGGTCCTTTAAGGTCAATAATCTCGATGGGGAAAGGACTAGATGTAAAAAGGCTGGGTTAAGGAGGATGTGGATTAGAAGAAGGAGGGACTTAACAAAAGGCCCCTTTTGTTAAGCAGATTTGCGAGGCTCATAAAGGCATCCTTACAATATATTGTTTAGAGATTTGTTGCGATGTAACCAGTATTATAAATTTTGCTAAGAGTACTATGCAGAAATCATGTCAGCATTTATGATATTAGATAATTTCTCACCACGCGAAAAAGCTATAATAGTCTCAGCACATATTCGGTCCATCTTTTCCATCGCTTCAAAAGTATAAGCTCCCATATGAGGTGTTGCTATAACATTATCTAAATTAAGAAGGGGATTATTAACAGGCGGCTCTTGCGAAAAAACATCTAAAGCTGCTCCAGCGATTTTCTTTTCTTTTAAGTGATTGTAAAGAGCAACTTCGTCGATTATTTCTCCACGTGCTGTGTTAATGATAAACGCCGTGGGCTTCATTATTTCTAACTCGCGTTGTCCTATCATGTGATGCGTTTCTTTTGTTAAAGGTACATGTATAGTAACAATATCCGACATTTTTAACAATGTATCAAGCGATACATATTTTACGCCGTATTGCATGGTTAATTCGATGTTAGGCGCGATATCGTAGGCCAATATTTTTGCCCCAAAGCCACAGAGAAGCTTTATCACTTCGCGGCCAATCCTTCCTGTACCAATCACACCGATTGTGAGGTTATTTAATTCATGACCAATAAATGGGATCCACTTACCGCTTTTAGTGCTTTGGATAGCATCATAAAGATGACGAACTAAGGCCAAAATCAACCCCAGAGTTAATTCAGCTACAGCTTTTTGGTTAGCTTCTGGCACATTGCCTACCGCAATATTTAATGATGTAGCTGCTTGTAAATCGATATTATCAATTCCTACCCCCCGCTTCATCACTATGCGTAGGTTTTGTGAATTTTCAAGAACTTTTCTTGTAATGGGTTCAGTACCACAAATTATAGCGTAAGGCTGTTCTCGTTTTACTAATTCAGCAAGATAGTCTTCGTCGATGAGTGTATCAGGGACTGTACGAGCATAAAACACGGCAAACCCATTATTGCGAAGGAGCTCTTCTCCAATTGAGACTACTTTTCCGAAAGTCCGCGAGCTTACTATCACTTTTCGCATTCGTATTTACTCCTGAATTCAAAGGTTGTAACAACTTGCTCTACCTTTTCTTTAGGGCATAGCACAAGAATTTTCGCACCGTTTCCTGCGAAGTCCAGCCATACGTTCCCTTCTTTTTCATGTTTATGATAATACCACCCTGCGTACAGAATCCTTGTGAGCTTAATTGGCGACATAAGCTTCGCCGCATCTCTTTTCCCTATTAAGATCTATCTTACTATCTTAACCACGAGCGACGTAGAGGACTTTGCCATCCAACCCTCAGCTTTCTCACCAACCCGCATGATCCTCTTCCGATCTCATTTTCAGCGAACAATGCGCAGGCCCGCACCAGCAAGAAGGCGTTCACACTCTTCTTTGGTAGCCCAAACGAAGTCCCCAGGGTTCGTTTGCTTCAGGGCCGATATGGCCACTCCATAGCGGATCCCAGCTTCCACATCCTTTGTAAGGAAACCATACAGGAAACCACCGGCGAAAGCATCGCCTGCGCCCACTCGGTCCACAATTTCGATGTCAAAAACTGGTCCCCGGATAATCCCTCCCGGAGTCCAGGCCAACGCCGTCCAGGTATTGCGCCAAACAGAAGGCGTTTCCCGGATGGTTACCGCCACGGCCTTAAGCCGGAATTCCTTTCCTAGCCGTTCGGCTACCTTTTCGTAAGAATCCTCTTTAACCCCGAAGACCCTCTCTGCGTCTTCTTCTGTGGTAATAAGGATGTCCGCCATTTGTACAAGCTCCGTCATTACCCGCCTTGCCTCCTCCGGGGTCCATAGTCTTGCGCGGTAATTAAGATCTATAGAAACCAGAAGCCCATGTTCCTTAGCTTTACGTACCGCTTCCTTTGTAGCTTCCGCTGCAGAAGGGGAAAGGGCAGGCGTGATACCGGTAGTATGAAAGGCTCGCGCTTCCTTAAAGATCTCGTCCCAAGCCACCTCGCCCGGCTTGATTTTCGCCATGGCGGAATTGGCCCGATCATAGAGAACGGAACTAGCCCTGGGGCTTGCCCCGAATTCCACAAAATAAAGCCCAACGCGGTCTTCTTTGGTCCAAACGATGTGGGAAACGTCCACACCGTGCTCCCGAGCTTTGTTGGCAATCATGCGACCAAGGGGGTTATCGGTGAGGCGAGTTACGTAAGCACAGCGAAGGCCCAGCCTTTGCGCAGCCACAGCTACGTTCAGTTCTGCTCCACCGATATTGACCTCAAGAAGGTCCGTTTGCTCCAGCCGTCGAAAATTTGGCGGCGAAAGCCTAATCATCGTCTCACCAAACGTCACTAGGTCGTAGCGCATCTTCGCTCCTTAACTTTCCCGGGCTTTGCGTACCACCTCGACAAGCTGGCGGGCTCGCTCGGTAAGGACCTCAAAACGTCCTTCCGCTACAGCTTTTTTGTCCACAAGCCACGAGCCTACACAGACAGCTACTGCTCCAGCGCGAATAAATTCACCGGCATTCTCAGCCGTAATCCCACCCGTAGGAACCAAAGGAATTTGCGGTAAAGGACCATGGATTTCCTGAAGGTATTTAGGGCCAAGGGCAGAAGCGGGAAAGACCTTGACCATGTCTGCACCAGCTTCCCAAGCAGTGAGGATCTCGGTGGGGGTCATAGCGCCGATGATGGCGGGAACACCATAGCGGTGAGCGACCTCAAGTACATCAAGCTTAACGGTGGGAGTAACAAGAAATTGCGCGCCAGCCAGGATCGCTTCGCGAGCACTTATCGCATCCAAAACTGTCCCCGCACCAAGCAAAACCTGGGGCAATTTTTCGCGAGCGCTCTCGATGGCGCGCAGAGCTCCTGGGGTATTCATTGTGATTTCAAGGCAATTAAGCCCACCACGATGTAAAGCTCCGGCAATAGCGAGAAGATCCTCTGCAGTCTGAATGCGAATTATCCCGATAGCCCCAGATTCGCCTATCAACTTTAAGAAATCTTGGCTAATCAAAGTCCCCTCCTTGGTAAACTGATATTACCCCAGTTTTGTTTTGGCAACAGCGGTTTTGCATAAGACTAATACTAAGCCAAAGATGTCCTTCGTCTACATAGATAACCTGACCTGTGAGGTAAAAGGACATATAAGAAGCTAAAAAGACGGCAACACCCGCCAAATCCTCGGGGTTGCCGGGCGCCCGAGGGGAACCTGGGCAAGGAGCTGCTTTACCAAGCTTGTTTTGCAAAAAGTTCCTTCGTTATTTAAATGTGGAAATAGCCTGGGCCAACGGCATTACCCCTGACTCCATATACGGTGTCTGGTCAAAACCTGCATCAATTCCTATACATCGGCTTTGAAAGCGGCTTAAGAAACTTGGGAAAAGTGCTGATCAGAGTCAAAGATACCGATGGTTTTATTTCTTAACGTGCGCGTGATTTGTGTCTTAAGAAATTGTGAACCCGTTAACCGGGTATAAAAATACGAGTCAATAATTTCGAACGTTGAAGCAGCAACTGAATGAGGTCTCGCGATAATCAATGTATCTTCCCACTATGAAAAAGTCTCCGGCCATCCCTCAGCTATTCTCCTAGCTTAACCACGGTGTTTCATACATCATACTACGAAAATTCATCATTTGAGCTTAGGATTGCGAACTGGCTGACTTCTGATCATCTGCACAAATAAACACTGGACTTTTGAGTTTCAACAAAGTCGGTGCGTTTCGTCTAGGATGGTAAACCATTGTGTACCATTTGCATATTATGCACTAGCGGCATAAGATATTGGTGATGGTTTTATGCTTAAGGAGAAAACATGAATAAAGTGGGGATCTATTATGCTTATTGGGAACGGAATTGGTCAGCGAATCTCCTTGAATATCCTGCTCGAGTAGCTAAGTTAGGTTTTGACGTACTAGAAATTAAATTGGACCAGGTAATGAACATGCCATCACAAAAAAAGGAAGAGCTCAAAAAATTGGCAGAATTACATGGCATCGAATTGACTGTCTGTGAAGCTCTTACCGCGAAATATGACATTTCTTCTCCAGACCTTCATATAAGGCGTCAAGGCATTGAATACCTAAAGCGGGGTCTAGACATTATCCATGCTTTAGGCTGCACGCTTCTTGGGGGTATTCTTTACGGAGCATGGAACCCTCCTCCTATTGATTGGCCAGCGAAGCACGACTATTTTTTGCGTAGTGTAGAAAGTATGCGAGAAATAATAAAGGTGGCCGAGAGCCTTGGCGTTGTATGTGCAGTAGAAGTGGTGAATCGTTTCGAACAATTTATGCTAAACACTTGCGCCGAAGCAGTGGAGTATGTAAAACTAGTAGAGAGTCCCAATATAAAAGTTATGTTGGATTCGTTTCATATGAATATTGAAGAAGATAACATTCGCGATGCTGTACTTAAAGCCGGAGAGCTTTTGGGACACGTTCATATCTCCGAAACTAATCGTAGGCCTCCTGGACGAGGAAGGTTTCCCTGGCTTGAACTAATAACTGCGCTCCAAGAAATTCGCTACCCTGGTCGAATTGTAATGGAACCGTTTACTCAGCCCGGAGGAGAAGTAGGGCAGGATATTCGAGTGTGGCGGGACTTACAAGAGGGCAAGGACTTAGACGAGGAAGCTAAACGAGCTTTGTTTTTCATCAAATCATTGCTTCATAGCACACAGAAATCATAAAAGATCTGCATTCAATTGGCAGATAATAACGGTGATGAAAATTCCTCAAAATATTGGCTCTGGTCAGCTGCGTAATTAAGCTGTATGTTATCTTTTCCTTGAATAGCGGCTAAGAAAATTATACGGATAAGGAAGTTCTACTTGACTTACCTCATTTAAACGCTGCATTTCTTCGTCTGTGAGCTCCCATCCTACGGCGCCGAGGTTATCCTCCATTTGCTCCACAGTGCGAGCACCGAAGACGGGCACAATATTTTTGGATTTTCGAAGGAGCCAATTTAAAGCTACTTGAGCAGGGGTCTTGTGCCGATTGTTGGCAATTTCAATTAATGTTTCAATAACATCCCAAGTCTTTTCGCGCACCCGTTGTTCAGGAAGGTCCTCAAAACGATCCCGCCGGCCAGCCCGGGAATCAGGAGGAATTGGAGCATTCTGACGATATTTGCCGGTGAGCCATCCCCCAGCCAAAGGCGACCAAGCTAAGAAACCAATTCCTTCCTCCTCGCAAAGAGGGATTAGCTCCCACTCGGGTGAACGCACGAGCAGACTGTATTCTGCTTGAAGGCTAACAATTTCAGCCCACCCATGCATTCGACAGAGCATGATCGCCTTCATCAATTGTGAGGGAGCAAAGTTTGAAGTCCCGATGTAACAGATCTTGCCGCTTTTTACAAGGTCATCTAGAGCCCGGAGCGTCTCTTCCAGGGGGGTAGCACCATCGTAGCAGTGAAGTTGCAATATGTCGATATAGTCAGTCTGAAGTCGTCGAAGACTCTCCTCCACAGTTTCTACAATGTGCTTCCTGGAAAGGCCCATGTCGTTAGGGCCTTCGCCTGTAGGGAAGTAGGTTTTCGTAGCAACAACCAGGGAAGAGCGACGGCCATACTTCTTAATCCACTTACCGAGTATTCGCTCTGATTCGCCTTTGTTATAACTATCGGCGGTATCGAAAAAATTCCCCCCAGCCTCAACAAATTTGTCCAATATTTGAAAAGCTGTGTTTTCGTCAGTAACCCAACCGAAAGTTTGGGTTCCAAGGCAAAGTTCTGACACCCTAAGCCCAGTTTTTCCTAGGTACCTGTACTCCATAAGGCCTCCTTTCAACGATCTTGGCAAACCTCAGGTTTGCGTCCTCGCTGGATTACACGGATTGTAAACCCTTCTTCCTTAATCCTTTCATAGTCATGACCTGCCTGAGCTGGATAAACTGCAAAGAAAATAAGCGGCTCATTACCAATGTTGACCATTCTGTGAGCACATCCTGGCGGAATATGCGCTACACTTCCTTTACGAACAAACAACGCTTTAGACGCATTGTTATCCTTCAATAGGAGAACGCCTTCTCCTAAAAGTATTAAGTAAACTTCAGCACATGCAGGATCAAGATGATAATGCCCTTTGGTCATGTAATACTCATTGCCTACTTTGCCAGGATAGAGAATCGTAAAGGACCAAAAAAGCTGCCCAATCTTTTCAGGAACATTCGGAACTTCCCAAACCTCATAAATTATAGGATTATTCACTTTAAGAATTTCGGCCACCGCTTCTTTAGATACGAAAACCTCCGCCATTTCACTTAGCCGTCGCTCCCAATGCCGCAGGCCCTCAAAAGTTCTGGTGGCGAGATCGTATTGGAAAATCATTTCCATCACCTCCAATAGATTCGGATGTGTTTAACCTGAAGGAACTCAAAAATAGCATGCTCAGAGAGTTCGAATCCAAGACCGCTTTCCTTCCAACCCGCATACGGATATTCCACTTCTCCGCCTACTACATTGTTAATTCCCACTGTTCCATACTCCAGTTTCTCTGCGGCTCGAAGAGCTTTCCCTATATCACGAGTATAAAGATAAGCTACAAGTCCGTAACGAGAGTCATTAGCCCATTTAATAGCCTCGTCAAGAGAATCCACAGCCATAATAGGAGCAACAGGCCCAAACGTCTCTTCTCTCATTACAATCATTGAATGATCGACATTTATAAGCACTGTAGGCTCAAAGAAAAATCCCTTCTCGAAACCCGGAGGAATTTTTCCCCCATATATCACTGTAGCCCCTTTTGACACAGCGTCGTGAATATGAAACATAACGCGCTTTCTGGCCTCATCATCAATCATAGGACCAAGATCTGGGTCTTCAATACCAGGACCGATAGTAAGCTTTTTTGTACGTTCAATGAACATTTGTAGAAATTCTTTGTAAACAGGGCGCTCAACATAAATGCGGTTAACACTATTACACACCTGCCCCATATTGCGAAAAGCTCGATAAACCCCACCTTCTACAGCGGCGTCCAGATCGGCATCAGCCGCAACGATGAGGGGGCAGTGGCCACCCAGTTCCAGAGTGAGACGCTTAATTCCTCCAGCTGCCTCTCGCATAATGATTTTGCCAGTCTCAGTTTCTCCGGTAAAAGTTATTTTGCGAATGCTGGTATGCCGTACCAAAGCCATTCCTACATCTCCACTTCCATGAATAAGATTAACTACTCCCGCAGGAGCTCCACCTTCCAGTAAACAACGAACAAATTCGGTCACAGCCAAGGGCGTCTTACTGGAAGGCTTGATCACCACCGTGCAACCTGCAGCCAAGGCTGGGGCCACTTTCCAAGCTGTGAGAAGGACTGGGTAGTTCCAAGGAGAAATCACGGCCACTGGGCCCACTGGGTAATACTTCACTAAATTCACGGTCCCTGCACGGTTAGGAGCCCGCAACTCTCCGATAGAGAAGTCCGCGTGGTGTGCGAAAAACCTTAGAGCTTGAACGGCTCCTCGTACTTCTCCTTTGGCTTCTTTTATGGGCTTACC
Encoded here:
- a CDS encoding type II toxin-antitoxin system VapC family toxin, which produces MPVAKGAIELIVPTLTRYEVLNALSRAVRGLKGKTLPLAEAKEILKALEGLDLREKDISGLEEEILGFTLEYGCTAYDGAYLALAAKESAPFITGDSRLYQVVREKLPWVLWLGDYGKEGKWLKSE
- a CDS encoding PIN domain-containing protein — protein: MKTFVDTSAFYALADATDRHHSAARKVYEELIGKEELITTDYVLLECWFLISHHLGRNAALKFWDFLLSGAVELVMAERKDLENARKIVAEYGDQDFSLVDAVNFAVMERLGIKKAFTFDAHFHIYRFGREKQERFEVIPLSPP
- a CDS encoding CopG family transcriptional regulator produces the protein MSKKRTQVYLDPEVHRRLKERAKEEGISLAELIRRMAKDYLRKEASPKDFLAIVGLGQSGKTDVSEKHDDYLAQVLSDENLR
- a CDS encoding DUF87 domain-containing protein translates to MRAEEKALISLFEEGGRGEPRPPDLPAKRKPLNQGLTLLSFQGDEALVSFPRPPRLGEALLLREGPRKLLLQVVWAKAEERGWVARAKVRGPWDGILPGWDAEIFPTSPPIPETPGPKIFLGRTLEGEEFSPGGRALEKVNVIVGAKGSGKSHLAKVILLGLIRAGAPCLVLDVNREYGGLPEVRTYSVGRNFKLGVREIGVEALSVMLEAFGTPATSLLYFETRLSKLFQEKKEFIGIDELISMAEEGEFYPTQSGYAADAVNRTLRSRLEALKLTGMVARSPLEASSFTGVWKEIREGGAVAFDLSGLSTPARMGFAQALLRFLFALVEEEEKVPFVFFEEAHLYVTPQGIDALVTRARHTGITSFFITNTPTALPEGVLRAADNLFVFRLPLEEDIKWVAKSGMIEESSLLALVQALPKYACLALGEATETYPVVLLPDPLLGVDTRGKTRYFFALPANEVQSS
- a CDS encoding phosphoglycerate dehydrogenase, which translates into the protein MRKVIVSSRTFGKVVSIGEELLRNNGFAVFYARTVPDTLIDEDYLAELVKREQPYAIICGTEPITRKVLENSQNLRIVMKRGVGIDNIDLQAATSLNIAVGNVPEANQKAVAELTLGLILALVRHLYDAIQSTKSGKWIPFIGHELNNLTIGVIGTGRIGREVIKLLCGFGAKILAYDIAPNIELTMQYGVKYVSLDTLLKMSDIVTIHVPLTKETHHMIGQRELEIMKPTAFIINTARGEIIDEVALYNHLKEKKIAGAALDVFSQEPPVNNPLLNLDNVIATPHMGAYTFEAMEKMDRICAETIIAFSRGEKLSNIINADMISA
- a CDS encoding sugar kinase, with the protein product MRYDLVTFGETMIRLSPPNFRRLEQTDLLEVNIGGAELNVAVAAQRLGLRCAYVTRLTDNPLGRMIANKAREHGVDVSHIVWTKEDRVGLYFVEFGASPRASSVLYDRANSAMAKIKPGEVAWDEIFKEARAFHTTGITPALSPSAAEATKEAVRKAKEHGLLVSIDLNYRARLWTPEEARRVMTELVQMADILITTEEDAERVFGVKEDSYEKVAERLGKEFRLKAVAVTIRETPSVWRNTWTALAWTPGGIIRGPVFDIEIVDRVGAGDAFAGGFLYGFLTKDVEAGIRYGVAISALKQTNPGDFVWATKEECERLLAGAGLRIVR
- a CDS encoding bifunctional 4-hydroxy-2-oxoglutarate aldolase/2-dehydro-3-deoxy-phosphogluconate aldolase; the encoded protein is MISQDFLKLIGESGAIGIIRIQTAEDLLAIAGALHRGGLNCLEITMNTPGALRAIESAREKLPQVLLGAGTVLDAISAREAILAGAQFLVTPTVKLDVLEVAHRYGVPAIIGAMTPTEILTAWEAGADMVKVFPASALGPKYLQEIHGPLPQIPLVPTGGITAENAGEFIRAGAVAVCVGSWLVDKKAVAEGRFEVLTERARQLVEVVRKARES
- a CDS encoding sugar phosphate isomerase/epimerase, producing MNKVGIYYAYWERNWSANLLEYPARVAKLGFDVLEIKLDQVMNMPSQKKEELKKLAELHGIELTVCEALTAKYDISSPDLHIRRQGIEYLKRGLDIIHALGCTLLGGILYGAWNPPPIDWPAKHDYFLRSVESMREIIKVAESLGVVCAVEVVNRFEQFMLNTCAEAVEYVKLVESPNIKVMLDSFHMNIEEDNIRDAVLKAGELLGHVHISETNRRPPGRGRFPWLELITALQEIRYPGRIVMEPFTQPGGEVGQDIRVWRDLQEGKDLDEEAKRALFFIKSLLHSTQKS
- a CDS encoding aldo/keto reductase, translated to MEYRYLGKTGLRVSELCLGTQTFGWVTDENTAFQILDKFVEAGGNFFDTADSYNKGESERILGKWIKKYGRRSSLVVATKTYFPTGEGPNDMGLSRKHIVETVEESLRRLQTDYIDILQLHCYDGATPLEETLRALDDLVKSGKICYIGTSNFAPSQLMKAIMLCRMHGWAEIVSLQAEYSLLVRSPEWELIPLCEEEGIGFLAWSPLAGGWLTGKYRQNAPIPPDSRAGRRDRFEDLPEQRVREKTWDVIETLIEIANNRHKTPAQVALNWLLRKSKNIVPVFGARTVEQMEDNLGAVGWELTDEEMQRLNEVSQVELPYPYNFLSRYSRKR
- a CDS encoding cupin domain-containing protein, translated to MEMIFQYDLATRTFEGLRHWERRLSEMAEVFVSKEAVAEILKVNNPIIYEVWEVPNVPEKIGQLFWSFTILYPGKVGNEYYMTKGHYHLDPACAEVYLILLGEGVLLLKDNNASKALFVRKGSVAHIPPGCAHRMVNIGNEPLIFFAVYPAQAGHDYERIKEEGFTIRVIQRGRKPEVCQDR
- a CDS encoding NAD-dependent succinate-semialdehyde dehydrogenase; translation: MMLIGGQWIREGSGGVFPVRDPATEEFFAEVPRATEQEVDRACKAAAEAFPSWSKSLPAERAKVLLKAAEELEQKTDEIARILTKEQGKPIKEAKGEVRGAVQALRFFAHHADFSIGELRAPNRAGTVNLVKYYPVGPVAVISPWNYPVLLTAWKVAPALAAGCTVVIKPSSKTPLAVTEFVRCLLEGGAPAGVVNLIHGSGDVGMALVRHTSIRKITFTGETETGKIIMREAAGGIKRLTLELGGHCPLIVAADADLDAAVEGGVYRAFRNMGQVCNSVNRIYVERPVYKEFLQMFIERTKKLTIGPGIEDPDLGPMIDDEARKRVMFHIHDAVSKGATVIYGGKIPPGFEKGFFFEPTVLINVDHSMIVMREETFGPVAPIMAVDSLDEAIKWANDSRYGLVAYLYTRDIGKALRAAEKLEYGTVGINNVVGGEVEYPYAGWKESGLGFELSEHAIFEFLQVKHIRIYWR